In one Brassica oleracea var. oleracea cultivar TO1000 chromosome C9, BOL, whole genome shotgun sequence genomic region, the following are encoded:
- the LOC106313878 gene encoding vacuolar protein sorting-associated protein 32 homolog 1-like yields the protein MFTRLFGKPKVETNTLHTLDKLNETLEMLEKKEGVLLKKAAGEVERAKEFSKAKNKRAAIQCLKRKRLYEQQVEQLGNFQLRIHDQMIMLEGAKATTETVDALRTGAATMKAMQKATNIDDVDKTMDEINEQTDNMKQIQDALSAPFGSAADFDEDELEAELEELEGLELEDQLLQPARPVHEGKQPARPLPQKQHSAHEDELAALQAEMAL from the exons ATGTTTACTCGGCTATTCGGTAAACCCAAGGTGGAGACCAATACTCTCCATACATTAGACAAGCTTAATGAG ACACTTGAGATGCTGGAGAAGAAGGAGGGTGTTCTTCTCAAGAAGGCTGCTGGAGAGGTTGAGAGAGCCAAGGAATTCTCCAAGGCCAAGAACAAACGCG CGGCTATACAATGTTTGAAAAGGAAGAGGTTATATGAGCAACAAGTTGAACAGCTTGGAAACTTCCAGCTCCGTATCCATGATCAA ATGATTATGTTGGAGGGTGCCAAAGCAACAACTGAGACTGTAGATGCTTTGAGGACTGGTGCTGCTACTATGAAAGCTATGCAGAAAGCTAC AAACATTGACGATGTTGACAAGACAATGGATGAGATCAATGAGCAAACAGATAACATGAAACAGATCCAGGACGCATTGTCCGCTCCATTTGGCTCTGCTGCTGATTTCGATGAG GATGAATTGGAAGCAGAACTTGAAGAACTTGAAGGCTTGGAGCTAGAGGACCAACTTCTTCAGCCAGCAAGACCCGTTCATGAAGGAAAGCAACCTGCTCGTCCTCTACCTCAGAAGCAACACTCCGCTCATGAAGATGAACTCGCTGCACTACAGGCTGAGATGGCACTCTAA